A region from the Schistosoma mansoni, WGS project CABG00000000 data, supercontig 0322, strain Puerto Rico, whole genome shotgun sequence genome encodes:
- a CDS encoding XP_018644711.1 translates to MILFIIVSFLPYLLGEIVKIPLHPLERSDSLLAHYTSYFMPSKRKSMYQWNNRNTSTPEQLINFENFQYYGEISVGTPPQKLRVLFDTGSTDTWFASRNCWFLDIFCWMFSFYDSSKSSTYVADGSSYHVTYLDSNYSGFWNKLVSDSESIVC, encoded by the exons ATGATTCTATTCATCATTGTCAGTTTTCTACCATATTTACTTGGTGAGATTGTGAAAATTCCACTTCACCCGTTGGAAAGATCTGATTCATTGCTTGCACATTATACGAGTTACTTTATGCCTTCCAAGAGAAAATCCATGTATCAATGGAATAACCGAAATACATCTACACCAGAACAACTGATTAACTTTGAAAAC TTTCAGTATTATGGTGAGATATCAGTAGGAACTCCACCTCAAAAACTTCGAGTGCTGTTTGATACAGGATCAACTGACACTTGGTTCGCTTCAAGGAATTGTTGGTTTCTTGATATATTTTGTTGGATGTTTTCGTTTTACGATAGCTCAAAATCATCGACTTATGTAGCAGATGGTTCCAGTTATCATGTCACTTATCTGGATAGTAATTACTCTGGATTTTGGA ATAAACTCGTTAGTGATTCGGAATCAATCGTTTGCTGA